A genome region from Geobacter pickeringii includes the following:
- a CDS encoding PSP1 domain-containing protein, which yields MATIVKVQFHTAGKLYDFGVGSFELKPGDRVIVETERGRSIATVVTPPREYEENQLPEGLKNIIRLAEDSDVESAARNAAREKDAYDFCLRKIKERGMDMKLVKVEYLFDGSKAVFYFTADGRVDFRELVKDLAHQFHTRIEMRQIGVRDESKMIGGIGICGRELCCSSFLRDFEPVSVKMAKEQNLALNPTKISGQCGRLLCCLGYEYETYCSLKKCLPKCGKLVKCGGVEGEVVKMNVLEGTVTVRTDEDREVELRGDEIKPENISDRPRQPRKEGPREREQKSGADGEPKEKGQRDQQRPDGQGRDRRNNRGRDRDKKEKK from the coding sequence GTGGCAACAATCGTCAAAGTGCAGTTCCACACCGCGGGCAAGCTGTATGACTTCGGTGTCGGTTCGTTCGAACTCAAACCGGGAGACCGGGTCATCGTGGAGACCGAGCGGGGGCGGAGCATCGCCACCGTCGTTACGCCGCCGCGGGAATACGAGGAAAACCAGCTCCCCGAGGGGCTCAAGAACATCATCCGGCTGGCCGAGGACTCCGATGTCGAATCGGCTGCCCGCAACGCCGCCCGGGAGAAGGATGCCTACGACTTCTGCCTCCGCAAGATCAAGGAGCGGGGGATGGACATGAAACTCGTCAAGGTGGAGTACCTCTTTGACGGCAGCAAGGCGGTATTCTACTTCACCGCCGACGGCAGGGTCGACTTCCGGGAGCTCGTGAAGGATCTGGCCCATCAGTTCCACACCCGCATCGAGATGCGCCAGATCGGGGTGCGCGACGAGTCGAAGATGATCGGCGGGATCGGCATCTGCGGCCGGGAGCTCTGCTGCTCGTCATTTCTGCGGGACTTCGAGCCGGTATCGGTCAAGATGGCCAAGGAACAGAACCTGGCCCTCAATCCCACCAAAATTTCCGGCCAGTGCGGCAGGCTCCTCTGCTGCCTCGGCTACGAGTACGAGACCTACTGCTCCCTCAAGAAGTGTCTCCCCAAATGCGGTAAACTGGTGAAATGCGGCGGCGTCGAAGGCGAAGTGGTCAAGATGAACGTCCTCGAAGGGACCGTGACGGTTCGCACCGACGAAGACCGCGAGGTTGAGCTCCGGGGGGACGAAATCAAGCCGGAGAACATCTCCGACCGCCCCCGGCAGCCCCGCAAGGAGGGACCGAGGGAGCGCGAGCAGAAATCGGGAGCCGACGGTGAGCCGAAGGAGAAGGGGCAGCGGGATCAGCAGCGTCCCGACGGACAGGGGCGCGACCGCCGCAACAACCGGGGCAGGGACCGGGATAAAAAGGAGAAGAAATGA
- the metG gene encoding methionine--tRNA ligase — protein sequence MSRTFYVTTPIYYVNDVPHIGHAYTTLAADVLARYKRLKGYDVFFLTGTDEHGQKVEKAANAAGETPLELADRVVKRFQALWEKLDIAPTDFIRTTQERHKKGVTQIFHQILEQGDIYLGEYEDWYCTPCETFWTETQLIDGKCPDCNRPVEKLKEESYFFRMSKYQEQLLAHIEANPDFIQPKSRRNEIIAFVREGLRDLSISRTSFNWGIPVPDNERHVIYVWFDALTNYINALGYPDREGNFAKFWPVDVHLIGKDILRFHAVYWPTFLMAAGLPLPKKVFAHGWWTVEGQKMSKSLQNVVEPNMLVDRYGIDAVRYFLLREVPFGLDGDFSHAALVHRINSDLANDLGNLLNRSTAMVNKYFDGILPQPGPLSDLDAAFRQKTEAMVAQLDVYLDEQAFSKGLQAIWEVISAGNKYIDETAPWTLAKDPAQKKRLGTIMYTLLEVQRIVHLLLSAFMPRTAAKALGYLGWTAPPRSEDLGWGGLVAGTQIAKAEALFPRIEEKDE from the coding sequence ATGAGCCGGACCTTCTATGTCACGACACCGATCTACTACGTAAATGACGTCCCCCACATCGGCCATGCCTATACCACCCTCGCCGCGGACGTGCTCGCCCGCTACAAGCGGCTCAAGGGGTATGACGTCTTCTTCCTGACCGGCACCGACGAGCACGGCCAGAAGGTGGAGAAGGCGGCCAACGCCGCCGGCGAGACCCCCCTGGAGCTGGCCGACCGGGTGGTAAAGCGCTTCCAGGCCCTCTGGGAGAAACTCGACATCGCTCCCACCGACTTCATCCGTACCACCCAGGAGCGGCACAAAAAGGGGGTCACTCAGATCTTCCACCAGATCCTGGAGCAGGGGGACATCTACCTGGGGGAGTATGAAGACTGGTACTGCACCCCCTGCGAGACCTTCTGGACCGAGACCCAGCTCATCGACGGCAAGTGCCCCGACTGCAACCGCCCGGTCGAAAAGCTCAAGGAGGAATCGTACTTCTTCCGGATGAGCAAATACCAGGAGCAGCTCCTGGCCCACATCGAGGCCAACCCCGACTTCATCCAGCCGAAGAGCCGGCGCAACGAGATCATCGCCTTTGTGAGGGAGGGGCTGCGCGACCTCTCCATTTCCCGCACCTCCTTCAACTGGGGCATCCCGGTGCCGGACAACGAGCGGCACGTGATCTACGTCTGGTTCGACGCCCTCACCAACTACATCAACGCCCTCGGCTACCCCGACCGGGAGGGGAATTTCGCAAAATTCTGGCCCGTGGATGTGCACCTCATCGGCAAGGACATCCTCCGCTTCCATGCCGTTTACTGGCCCACCTTCCTCATGGCGGCGGGGCTGCCGCTGCCGAAGAAGGTCTTTGCCCACGGCTGGTGGACCGTGGAGGGGCAGAAGATGAGCAAGAGCCTCCAGAATGTCGTCGAGCCGAACATGCTCGTCGACCGGTACGGCATCGACGCGGTCCGCTATTTTCTCCTGCGCGAGGTCCCCTTCGGACTCGATGGCGACTTCTCCCACGCGGCCCTCGTCCACCGGATCAACTCCGATCTGGCCAACGACCTCGGAAACCTCCTCAACCGCTCCACGGCCATGGTTAACAAGTATTTCGACGGCATCCTTCCGCAGCCCGGCCCCCTCTCCGATCTCGACGCCGCCTTCAGACAGAAGACCGAAGCGATGGTCGCCCAACTCGACGTCTACCTGGACGAACAGGCCTTCAGCAAGGGGCTCCAGGCCATCTGGGAGGTCATTTCGGCCGGCAACAAATATATCGACGAGACCGCCCCCTGGACCCTCGCCAAGGACCCCGCCCAGAAAAAACGGCTCGGCACCATCATGTACACGCTTCTGGAGGTTCAGCGGATCGTCCATCTCCTCCTCTCCGCCTTCATGCCCCGCACGGCGGCAAAGGCTCTCGGCTATCTCGGCTGGACCGCTCCGCCGCGGAGCGAGGATCTGGGCTGGGGAGGGCTTGTGGCAGGGACGCAGATCGCCAAGGCGGAGGCGCTCTTCCCCCGGATAGAGGAAAAAGACGAATAG
- the holB gene encoding DNA polymerase III subunit delta' produces MSFSRILGQDTPVNVLRRALRTGKMAHAYLFEGIEGCGKKTTALALVEAAFCGRDEACGQCPSCRKMASLQHPDLHVVEPDGAFIKIDQIRDLQRELVLRPVEAPMKACIIDEADRLNPAAANALLKTLEEPPGNALMILLTSRMASILPTVRSRCQLLRFGPLPERVVEEELLRRGTAPDIARMAASLANGSLSRALEVGDEGDSAGRGQLLSRLGALSLGDIAPLFAAAEELSADRETAVERLDELASLLRDVFLIQGGGSEMVNRDLQPLLEQEAGRSTLETSRQRLAHILEARQALTRNANPRLTMDVLLMRLAQERDQ; encoded by the coding sequence ATGTCCTTCTCCCGCATCCTTGGCCAGGATACGCCGGTCAACGTCCTGCGGCGCGCACTGCGCACCGGGAAAATGGCCCACGCGTACCTCTTCGAGGGGATCGAGGGGTGCGGCAAGAAGACCACGGCCCTCGCCCTCGTCGAAGCCGCCTTCTGCGGCCGCGACGAAGCCTGCGGCCAATGCCCCTCCTGCAGAAAGATGGCATCGCTCCAGCACCCCGACCTCCATGTCGTGGAGCCGGACGGCGCCTTCATCAAGATCGACCAGATTCGGGATCTCCAGCGGGAGCTCGTGCTGCGCCCCGTCGAGGCCCCCATGAAGGCGTGCATCATCGACGAGGCGGACCGACTCAATCCGGCCGCAGCCAACGCGCTCCTCAAGACCCTTGAAGAGCCTCCCGGCAATGCCCTGATGATTCTCCTCACCTCCCGCATGGCGAGCATATTGCCGACGGTCCGTTCCCGCTGCCAGCTCCTGCGGTTCGGACCGCTCCCCGAGCGGGTCGTCGAGGAGGAACTCCTGCGCCGGGGAACGGCTCCGGACATCGCCCGCATGGCCGCCTCGCTCGCCAACGGAAGTCTCTCGCGGGCCCTGGAAGTGGGGGACGAAGGGGACTCCGCCGGCCGTGGCCAGCTGCTGAGCCGGCTCGGCGCCCTTTCCCTGGGCGACATCGCCCCCCTCTTTGCCGCCGCGGAGGAGCTTTCCGCCGACCGGGAGACGGCGGTGGAGCGACTCGACGAGCTTGCCTCGCTCCTGCGGGACGTCTTTCTCATCCAGGGAGGGGGCTCGGAAATGGTCAACCGCGACCTGCAGCCGCTCCTCGAGCAGGAGGCGGGCCGATCCACGCTCGAAACGAGCCGGCAGCGGCTCGCCCATATCCTGGAGGCACGCCAGGCCCTGACCCGCAACGCCAATCCGCGGCTCACCATGGACGTGCTCCTGATGCGCCTCGCCCAGGAGCGAGATCAATAA
- a CDS encoding YdcF family protein, with the protein MAVFFRGVLSLLMIVSVVLAVLFVDFVYKSFSLRPRDLHADAVVVLAGGRGRVEEGVKLFREKKGEYLFLVGVDPLVKKEDLFRDREGENLADRVYLEKTSRNTLENAIYGRELIVRKDIRSLHLITSRYHMKRATLLFRHLLPKDIAIYPYPVDSRNLREEWWSHGGSFRLLFGEFYKYCLFRFFFLFDSGEMRAGAPSL; encoded by the coding sequence ATGGCGGTATTTTTTCGGGGCGTACTCTCGCTCCTGATGATTGTTTCCGTGGTGCTGGCGGTTCTTTTCGTGGACTTCGTGTACAAGAGTTTCTCGCTCCGTCCCCGGGATCTCCATGCCGATGCGGTGGTGGTGCTTGCCGGGGGGCGGGGGAGGGTCGAGGAAGGGGTAAAGCTCTTCCGCGAGAAAAAAGGAGAATATCTCTTTCTTGTGGGGGTCGATCCCCTGGTAAAGAAGGAGGACCTCTTCCGTGACCGGGAGGGGGAGAATCTTGCCGATCGGGTCTACCTCGAAAAAACGTCGCGAAACACCCTGGAAAACGCCATCTACGGTCGCGAGCTCATCGTGCGCAAGGATATCCGCTCCCTCCACCTCATAACGTCCCGTTATCACATGAAGCGGGCGACCCTGCTCTTTCGGCACCTCCTGCCGAAGGATATCGCCATCTACCCCTATCCGGTGGACAGCAGGAATCTGCGGGAGGAGTGGTGGAGCCACGGCGGGAGCTTCCGGCTCCTGTTCGGGGAGTTCTACAAGTATTGCCTCTTTCGCTTCTTCTTCCTCTTCGATTCGGGGGAGATGCGGGCCGGCGCCCCTTCCCTGTAG
- the tmk gene encoding dTMP kinase, with amino-acid sequence MGFFITFEGIEGCGKTTQIRRAAHWLSSTGRDVVVTREPGGCPIADDIRAILLDARNSAMVPLAELLLYAAARAQHVSEVISPALAAGKVVLCDRFTDSTLAYQGYGRDLDRGLIGHLNALAAGAVKPDLTVILDCPVETGLSRAMARINSTSAAREERFERESRLFHERIRDGFLALAAAEPNRFAVVDGSRGVEETGVAIQELLARRLAGR; translated from the coding sequence ATGGGGTTTTTCATCACATTCGAAGGGATCGAGGGATGCGGCAAGACGACCCAGATCCGGCGTGCCGCCCACTGGCTCTCGTCCACCGGTCGCGACGTGGTCGTGACGCGCGAACCGGGGGGATGCCCCATCGCCGACGACATCAGGGCCATCCTGCTCGACGCGCGCAACAGCGCCATGGTTCCCCTCGCCGAACTCCTCCTCTACGCCGCAGCCCGCGCCCAGCACGTATCCGAAGTGATTTCGCCCGCCCTGGCCGCAGGGAAGGTGGTTCTCTGCGACCGTTTCACCGATTCGACCCTCGCCTACCAGGGATACGGGCGGGATCTGGACCGGGGACTGATCGGCCACCTTAACGCCCTGGCCGCCGGCGCCGTCAAACCCGATCTCACCGTGATTCTCGACTGTCCCGTCGAAACGGGGCTCTCGCGGGCCATGGCCCGGATCAACAGCACCAGCGCCGCACGGGAGGAACGGTTCGAGCGGGAGTCGCGCCTGTTCCACGAGCGGATCCGTGACGGTTTCCTGGCCCTTGCCGCTGCCGAGCCGAACCGGTTTGCCGTGGTGGACGGAAGCCGGGGAGTCGAAGAGACCGGCGTCGCGATCCAGGAGCTGCTCGCCCGGCGCCTTGCGGGGAGATGA